Genomic DNA from Marinobacter sp. LV10MA510-1:
GTGAATCCGAGTCGGCAGACAGCATCACCATCTATGCGACCGGCCAACCTGTCTTAGTAGGTTGGGCTTACACCTACATGGAACAGATTCTGCAGATTTTCATTTTTACCGTGCTGACCATGTTGGCGCTGCTGCTGTTCCACTTCCGAAAAGCTTACGGCGTGCTGATACCGCTTGGCGGTGTGCTGATCTCCACGATATGGGGGCTCGGGATTATCAGCGTACTCGGTTACAACCTCGATCCACTTGGTTTGGTTATCCCCTTCCTGATCGCTGCCAGGGCCATGAGCCACGGAGTTCAGTTGGTGGAGCGCTATTACGCTGAAGCCCGAGAGCTGGGTGAAGGCCCCAAGGCTGCAAAAGCAACGTTTGACAGTCTATTTCGACCGGGCACGCTTGGGGTTGTTTCAGATGCCATCGGCCTGTCACTAATTGCCATCGGTTCAATTCCGCTAAATACGCACTTGGGCATCTACGCCTCTTTGTGGGCTATAACGGTGGTATTCACCGTGCTGGTCGGCGTGCCCCTGTTGTTATCTATTCTACCCACGCCCAAAAACGCCGAGATGCGCGACACCGCTCTGCGCCATATCGGCACAAGTTGCTCGCGCATCGTAACTCGCCCGGGAAATGCAAAAATCGCGCTCTACGCCGCTGCCGTTGTTATGGGGGCTGGCCTGCTTGCAGCCTCCAACGTGCAAATTGGTGACTCCGAACCAGGCTCCCCCATCCTGTATCCAGATCACGACTACAACATATCATCGCGCGTGGTGAACGACCGGTTCCCGGGTTCCGAGGAGTTGTATGTTGTCGCCGAAACCAGTGAAAAAGGCGGCCTTAAACGGCCAGAAGTACTGAAGGCACTCTCTGATTTTCAATCGCATATGCTCCAGGATCCGGGCGTAGGTGGCAGCAAAGGGCTTCCAGATCTGGTTATGCAGGTGAACCGCCTGATGCACAATAACGATCCACGCTGGTACCAGATTCCCCACGAACGCGCCTACGCTGGCGGCCTTATGTTCACCTACATGGCTTCCAGCCCGATTCCCGGTGCTCTTGATGAGTTCAACGACACCGACGACCGGGTGGCCAATCTGGTGTTCTATTACAAGGACCGGCAAGGACAGACTATACGGCGTGCTATTCACATGGCCAAAGAGTGGATCGCCGAAAACGGTGACGATATTGAAGGCCTGACCATTCGCTTGGCGGGTGGAACCCTGGGTGTCGCCGCCGCCATGAACGAGTCTGCGTTTGAGACCAACCTGATCGTTCTGCCGCTGGTATTCCTGCTGATTTTTGCCTTTGTAATGCTGTTCTACACCTCTTGGCATGCTGGCCTGATGATGCTGCTGGCCATGCTGTTTGCCACCATCCTGACCTACGCCTATATGGGGCTATCTGGCCTGAGTATCGACATCAACACGGTGCCGGTCATTGCCGTCGGAATTGGTGTCGGTATCGACTATTCCATCTACATGATGGACAGAGTTCGCGAGGAAATGGCCAAGTGCGGCGATCTGCGCGACTCAGTGCGTAAAGCGATTGCCACCACAGGCATGGCCATTAGCTTTACCGCCATCACGTTGATGGCCGGCATTGTCATGTGGGTAATCTTTTCGGAGCTGCGTTTCCAATCAGATGCAGCCCTGTTGCTATGCGTAATGATCGTGATCAACGGCCTGGCGGCCATGTTGCTGGTTCCCTCCTGGGTGCTGGTTTTCAAGCCCCGCTTTATCACTTATGTCTACGCGGATGAGGACGGCGTTCTCCACGCCGACCTTGATCTCGCAAAAGATACCGCATCGACGATGCTGCCATCTGGCAACGACGATGGGTTTGTAGCCGAAGCGCCCTCCCGAACCTAACCGTAGCGGGCGTTTACGATAATCAAGAAGAGGATTTGCAATGCAAACAACAATAAAAAGCCTGAGGCCATGGTGTATGGCGCTCGCAGGCAGCACCGGTTTTGCGCTACTCCCATTCACTCATGCTATTGCTGCAGAAGACACACGTATTAACGGCTTCGTTGAAAACGCGACCTACGGGCGCGATGGTGTTGGCCTTTCAAAGTTTCGCAATACTCTGCAAATGGAGGGCGAGAAAAAAATTGGAGACGTGGGCATTTTCAGTAACGTTTCTATCAACGGCACCCTGCGCGGCACGTACGACGGCGTTTATGATTTAAACAAAGACGAATATGGCCGCACAGCGGGTGGCGGGATTCTATTGGAGGATACAAATTCATCTTCATTCGTGCCTCATGGCGGTGGCATAGCGCCTCCTGGTACACAATTGGGCTTTGATATTAATCAGAACCCAAATGATGGCATGATTGTACTTGGTGAGAACCTGCATTCTCAGGATGGTGGCGTGGGTTTTGGCGTGCCGGTGCGGCCCTGCGATGTTGACGGCCGTGGCTGTATTGATGGCTACCTCGACAAAGACCTTAACGAACTTCGCTTTCAGGAATTCAATGATCGCGCTGACTTCATTCGTGAACTCTATGTTGATTTCGATCTGAACCTGAACAGCGGCAACATACTGAGTACTAGACTGGGCAAACAGCAGGTGATTTGGGGCAGAACAGATCTGTTTCGGGTACTCGATGTTATCAACCCTGTCGACTTCTCCCGCAATAATATTTATGACGAACTGGAAGACATCCGGATTCCAATGTGGATTTTACGTTCGGACTATCGCATGGGGCCAACCGAAGTGTTCGATGGCTTCGCGTTCGACGATCTTAACTTCCAGGTAGTCTGGAACTTTGATCAGTTCCGGCCGCACGATATTGGTCAGTGTGGCCAGCCCAACGTGATTCTCGACGCGGGCTGTTTTTTCCGCGGTATGAACAACCTTTGGGAAAACGGCGGTACCGTTGCCAACTTTGCCGGTGGTAACACGGCAACCGATTTTGGCCCTGGTCAAATCGGTATCCGCAAAGCCCACATGCCGGACTGGAGCATTGACAACACCCAGTTAGGGTTAAAAATGGAAGGGGTTTACGGCGATCTGGGTTTCTCTCTTAACGCTCTTACCTACCGCTCTCAACTGCCTTCACTGCGGGGCGGTATTCCAGCACAAAACGGCTTTACCGGCGAGATTGGCCCTTGGCCAAGCCTTATAGCCTTCGATATTCACTTTCCACGGGTCAACCTGGTAGGCGGTTCTCTGGACTACTACGCTCAGGGTGTCGATACCGTGTTCCGGGTTGAAACCGCTTACACCTCCGGCGAAGAGTTCGCTAATACGCTGCGCGAGCGGCTCTACTCAGAGTCTGATGTTTTGCGCTACGTAGTTGGTGCAGACAAAAATATCTTTATCCCCTTCCTGAATGAAAGTCAGGCCTTTCTGTTCTCCGGCCAAATCTTCGGACAGCACATTCTTGACCACGAACGCGAGCAGCGAGCACTTGGTGAAGCCGGCATACCGGACTGGGAGCATAACTGGACGGGCACACTGCTGATCAAAGGCTTTTATATGAACGGCAGGCTGAGCCCGCAAATCATCACGGCCCACGACTTCCGGGCTCAAGCAACCGCCATTGCACCATCGATTGAGTGGCTGGTTAACGACAATCTGAAACTGACCGCTGGCGCCAATATTAAGCTTGGTACCGGTGCCCGTAAATTTGACGACTGTCGCACCTGTAACCCTTGGGCCCCGTTCACAGGCTCCCCTGGCCAGCCCGCGGGTGAGTCTGCCGGCCTTTCCGGCTATGAACCACTCGGACGTTTCCAGTCTGGCCCGATTGGCATGGCCCAGAAAGAAGACGAAATTCAGCTGACCGCACGTTACAGCTTCTAAAATAAGTGGAGAGTTTGAAAATGATAAAAAACAAACATGCATTACTCACGCGCTGCCTGGTAACCGGCCTGACCGCTGGGCTGATGGCATCCAATGCCTTAGCCAACGAAGATGTTATCAATAGCTCGTTTTACCCTTACGCCGATAGTGTTCCGACCCACGATGGGCTCAGCACTGGAATGGTCATTGATCAGTCCAATGTTGGTGACTTCAAAGATGTTCTCGACCCCGCGTTTTTTACCTTCATCAGCAATGGCTGGACGTCTATAAAAGTTGGCGAAACAACCTCCTTCGATTTGAATGAAAACTACGTTGATGCCACCAGAAAAACGGTCGGTAACGTCTCGTTGGGTGACAAAGTGGGTGAAATTAACGGCTGGCAGGCTGGTCGACCATTTCCCGAAGAGCCCGATGCTCAAGACTCGAGAGCAGGCGAGAAGCTCGCCTGGAACTATAAGTACGGCTACAACTGGGGGGACAGCGCAGCTATCTATCCGTTCTACTGGAAATACCGGGATATGGATAGCGCTAAAGTAGAGCGCACCATCAAGTTTAACTTCCACTTCCTAAACTACAAAGGCCGGGTTATTCAGGAGCCTACGCCAGAAATCACGCCTAACCCGTCTGATTTGTTCCGCGCCATCTACGTTCAGGTTCTGGATCCGGCTGATGTACGTAACACTCAACTGCTGATTCATCGTGCAGCGGATGACCTGAAGCGCGACAACTCGTGGCTGTACCTTGGATTCCAGCGCCGTGTTCGGCGCCTGGCCACCGGGCAGGTTACCGATGCGTTCCTGGGATCTGACTTGATGATTGAGGACTTCGAAGGCTACAATGGACGAATATCTGACATGAACTGGACCTATAAAGGTACCCGCTACATGCTGATGCCGTTCTACAATCACAATGAGATGAACCTCGATACTGAAACCCATCAGGATGACGACGGTTATCAGGTGATTGCCTTCAACGGTCAGGGCGGGTGCTTCCCGGACACCACCTGGCAACTTCGCAAAGTCTACGAAGTAGAGTCGGTCCCGGTCGATGACAGCCATCCGCTGTCAAAACGCGTTCATTACATGGATGCCCAGACTTTCACCATTCCCCGCACTGTGTCTTATGACCGCAAAGGGAGCATGTGGAAGACCTTCACCATCGGCCAAGCTCACCCTGATTACCACCTGCCCAAG
This window encodes:
- a CDS encoding efflux RND transporter permease subunit, which gives rise to MPGLHRFTHWLHQLEIWVFNNPRKVLSLIAILTLMFALRIPGLKIYTDFADLLPQQHPYIELHNSIKDDFGGANVLVVGVAFESSDIFTNENLAIIDRVTQAVDNLPGVNHNLVSSVTHRNSRKIWLTEVGSINSEPYYDSTSGEYSAEALATMKANVAANPRVYGPLVSPDLRMALVKAQLIEGKLDYAATFTQLQQLRESESADSITIYATGQPVLVGWAYTYMEQILQIFIFTVLTMLALLLFHFRKAYGVLIPLGGVLISTIWGLGIISVLGYNLDPLGLVIPFLIAARAMSHGVQLVERYYAEARELGEGPKAAKATFDSLFRPGTLGVVSDAIGLSLIAIGSIPLNTHLGIYASLWAITVVFTVLVGVPLLLSILPTPKNAEMRDTALRHIGTSCSRIVTRPGNAKIALYAAAVVMGAGLLAASNVQIGDSEPGSPILYPDHDYNISSRVVNDRFPGSEELYVVAETSEKGGLKRPEVLKALSDFQSHMLQDPGVGGSKGLPDLVMQVNRLMHNNDPRWYQIPHERAYAGGLMFTYMASSPIPGALDEFNDTDDRVANLVFYYKDRQGQTIRRAIHMAKEWIAENGDDIEGLTIRLAGGTLGVAAAMNESAFETNLIVLPLVFLLIFAFVMLFYTSWHAGLMMLLAMLFATILTYAYMGLSGLSIDINTVPVIAVGIGVGIDYSIYMMDRVREEMAKCGDLRDSVRKAIATTGMAISFTAITLMAGIVMWVIFSELRFQSDAALLLCVMIVINGLAAMLLVPSWVLVFKPRFITYVYADEDGVLHADLDLAKDTASTMLPSGNDDGFVAEAPSRT
- a CDS encoding DUF1302 family protein; this translates as MQTTIKSLRPWCMALAGSTGFALLPFTHAIAAEDTRINGFVENATYGRDGVGLSKFRNTLQMEGEKKIGDVGIFSNVSINGTLRGTYDGVYDLNKDEYGRTAGGGILLEDTNSSSFVPHGGGIAPPGTQLGFDINQNPNDGMIVLGENLHSQDGGVGFGVPVRPCDVDGRGCIDGYLDKDLNELRFQEFNDRADFIRELYVDFDLNLNSGNILSTRLGKQQVIWGRTDLFRVLDVINPVDFSRNNIYDELEDIRIPMWILRSDYRMGPTEVFDGFAFDDLNFQVVWNFDQFRPHDIGQCGQPNVILDAGCFFRGMNNLWENGGTVANFAGGNTATDFGPGQIGIRKAHMPDWSIDNTQLGLKMEGVYGDLGFSLNALTYRSQLPSLRGGIPAQNGFTGEIGPWPSLIAFDIHFPRVNLVGGSLDYYAQGVDTVFRVETAYTSGEEFANTLRERLYSESDVLRYVVGADKNIFIPFLNESQAFLFSGQIFGQHILDHEREQRALGEAGIPDWEHNWTGTLLIKGFYMNGRLSPQIITAHDFRAQATAIAPSIEWLVNDNLKLTAGANIKLGTGARKFDDCRTCNPWAPFTGSPGQPAGESAGLSGYEPLGRFQSGPIGMAQKEDEIQLTARYSF
- a CDS encoding DUF1329 domain-containing protein gives rise to the protein MIKNKHALLTRCLVTGLTAGLMASNALANEDVINSSFYPYADSVPTHDGLSTGMVIDQSNVGDFKDVLDPAFFTFISNGWTSIKVGETTSFDLNENYVDATRKTVGNVSLGDKVGEINGWQAGRPFPEEPDAQDSRAGEKLAWNYKYGYNWGDSAAIYPFYWKYRDMDSAKVERTIKFNFHFLNYKGRVIQEPTPEITPNPSDLFRAIYVQVLDPADVRNTQLLIHRAADDLKRDNSWLYLGFQRRVRRLATGQVTDAFLGSDLMIEDFEGYNGRISDMNWTYKGTRYMLMPFYNHNEMNLDTETHQDDDGYQVIAFNGQGGCFPDTTWQLRKVYEVESVPVDDSHPLSKRVHYMDAQTFTIPRTVSYDRKGSMWKTFTIGQAHPDYHLPKNKGTGVSIDDSFSMIDVQASHCTTGQFKGQVDPELSKPQMFNVQHMRATGS